In Synechococcus sp. PCC 6312, one genomic interval encodes:
- a CDS encoding flavodoxin family protein → MSSIAIVYFSGGGHTHRLAEAIAAGVQESGVQVELLRITGEQIVNGRWQDPEIMAKLNQAQGIVFGSPTYMGGVAAQFKAFIDASSEAWFSQQWKDKIAAGFTHSSSLSGDKQGTLLYLAINAAQHSMIWVGAGDLPSHYLGKDDGVNRLGSFLGVMAQSPMGPGGTAATLDPGDTITAHQFGQRLAGAVKRWNSCP, encoded by the coding sequence ATGTCAAGTATTGCTATTGTTTATTTCTCTGGAGGGGGACATACCCACCGATTGGCAGAAGCCATTGCCGCCGGAGTCCAAGAAAGTGGTGTCCAAGTTGAATTACTGAGAATTACGGGTGAGCAGATTGTCAATGGTCGCTGGCAAGATCCAGAAATTATGGCCAAGCTGAACCAAGCCCAAGGTATCGTTTTTGGCAGCCCAACCTATATGGGGGGTGTCGCAGCCCAGTTTAAGGCATTTATTGATGCATCTAGCGAGGCCTGGTTTTCTCAACAGTGGAAAGATAAGATTGCGGCTGGGTTTACCCATTCGAGTTCTCTCAGTGGCGATAAACAGGGAACATTGCTATATCTGGCCATTAATGCGGCCCAACACAGCATGATTTGGGTTGGAGCTGGGGATTTACCAAGTCACTACCTCGGCAAGGATGATGGCGTGAACCGTTTGGGGTCATTTCTAGGGGTGATGGCTCAAAGTCCAATGGGGCCTGGTGGGACAGCAGCAACACTCGATCCAGGGGATACAATTACGGCTCACCAGTTTGGGCAGCGTCTAGCCGGGGCAGTAAAACGCTGGAATTCCTGCCCCTAG
- a CDS encoding N-acetyltransferase, whose amino-acid sequence MTIVYPYLNQAQTTAHLKRQDLPAAIDALTQAFADYPFLQYLVPDADARQKESLIRQFCATTVNYALPYRYTYTTPESIKGVAAWIPPGEKEIHWWRFLQAGYYKMPFLLGWQGWQRLNHLMQLDQYRHQDLPEPHWYLMILGVVPEFQGQGIAKQLLQPILTQADQTERKCYLETGTQAAVKFYEKLGFRIQRQEFLGQTDIPFWTMIRNPQPL is encoded by the coding sequence ATGACCATCGTTTATCCCTATCTCAACCAGGCCCAGACTACGGCCCACCTGAAGCGTCAAGACCTCCCCGCCGCGATTGATGCCCTGACCCAGGCCTTTGCTGATTATCCCTTTTTGCAATACCTAGTCCCCGATGCCGATGCCCGCCAAAAAGAATCCTTAATTCGTCAATTCTGTGCGACCACCGTCAACTACGCCCTGCCCTATCGCTATACCTACACCACTCCAGAGTCAATTAAAGGCGTGGCGGCCTGGATTCCCCCCGGCGAAAAAGAAATTCATTGGTGGCGGTTTTTACAGGCCGGGTATTACAAAATGCCGTTTTTATTGGGCTGGCAAGGCTGGCAGCGGCTGAACCATTTGATGCAGCTTGATCAATATCGCCATCAAGATTTACCTGAACCCCATTGGTATTTGATGATTTTGGGCGTGGTGCCAGAATTTCAAGGCCAAGGGATTGCCAAACAACTCCTGCAACCGATTCTGACCCAGGCCGACCAAACCGAGCGCAAGTGCTATTTAGAAACGGGAACTCAGGCTGCAGTCAAGTTCTATGAAAAACTCGGTTTTCGCATCCAACGCCAGGAATTTCTTGGTCAGACTGATATTCCCTTTTGGACGATGATTCGCAATCCCCAACCCCTGTGA
- a CDS encoding DevA family ABC transporter ATP-binding protein, which produces MTTTLDSKAWPGVDSNLLNPVIKISNLDHFFGTGNTRKQVLFEINLEIQAGEIIIMTGPSGSGKTTLLTLMGGLRSAQAGSLQILNQEINGASKQQLTQLRNNIGYIFQAHNLMSFLTAKQNVRMSLELHDHYLDGDLDQQAIAMLEAVGLGHRVDYFPHDLSGGQKQRVAIARALASRPKIVLADEPTAALDKKSGRDVVELMQTLAKEQGCTILIVTHDNRILDIADRLIYMEDGRLSENTATTKSIS; this is translated from the coding sequence ATGACGACTACTTTAGATTCTAAGGCCTGGCCTGGGGTTGATTCTAATTTGCTTAATCCTGTGATTAAAATTAGTAACTTAGATCATTTCTTTGGCACAGGTAACACCCGCAAACAGGTGCTATTTGAGATTAATTTAGAAATCCAGGCCGGGGAAATTATTATCATGACCGGGCCATCGGGTTCTGGAAAAACAACGCTGCTAACACTCATGGGAGGTTTACGGTCAGCCCAGGCCGGGAGTTTGCAAATTCTCAATCAGGAAATTAACGGAGCCAGTAAACAACAACTGACGCAACTCCGCAACAATATTGGCTATATTTTCCAGGCTCACAACCTCATGTCGTTTCTAACCGCTAAACAAAATGTCCGGATGTCCCTGGAGTTACACGATCACTATTTAGATGGGGATTTAGATCAGCAAGCGATTGCCATGTTAGAAGCGGTTGGCCTGGGGCATCGGGTGGATTATTTTCCCCATGACTTATCCGGTGGGCAAAAACAACGGGTGGCCATTGCCAGGGCCTTAGCCAGTCGTCCAAAAATTGTCTTAGCTGATGAACCCACCGCTGCTTTAGATAAAAAATCAGGCCGGGATGTGGTAGAACTCATGCAAACCCTAGCCAAAGAACAGGGCTGCACGATTTTGATTGTGACTCACGATAACCGAATTTTAGATATTGCGGATCGTTTGATTTATATGGAAGATGGTCGGCTTTCGGAAAACACAGCTACAACTAAGTCCATATCTTGA
- the nblR gene encoding response regulator transcription factor NblR, producing the protein MEPTPANIQPRILLISSNSTLAQSMGHDLQVAGYDPVVATSGVECGLALDHWQPSLIVIDTIVGKTSGLDLCQDLRQQGVTLPLLIITHRDGVEERVASLVAGADDYILMPYNPQSFLVLVEFYLQPAQESNELLRFDNLTLDLATRRAERNGRMIELTMKEYELLKYLMEHPRQVLSREQILENVWGYDFMGESNVIEVYVRYLRIKIEDESDKRLIHTVRGVGYVLREA; encoded by the coding sequence ATGGAACCGACTCCGGCCAATATTCAGCCCCGTATTCTCTTGATCAGTAGTAACTCGACTCTGGCCCAGTCCATGGGGCATGACTTACAAGTAGCTGGCTATGATCCGGTGGTGGCCACATCAGGGGTGGAGTGTGGATTGGCCCTTGATCACTGGCAGCCCTCTTTAATTGTCATTGATACGATTGTTGGCAAAACTAGCGGATTGGATCTCTGCCAGGATTTACGTCAACAGGGAGTTACTCTACCCTTGTTGATTATCACCCATCGGGATGGAGTGGAGGAACGAGTTGCTTCTCTGGTTGCGGGTGCCGATGATTATATCCTCATGCCCTATAACCCCCAAAGCTTTCTCGTTTTGGTGGAGTTTTATCTACAACCAGCCCAAGAAAGTAATGAACTGTTGCGGTTTGATAATTTAACCCTCGACTTAGCCACACGCCGGGCCGAACGGAATGGGCGGATGATTGAGTTAACCATGAAGGAGTACGAACTGCTGAAATACCTCATGGAACATCCGCGACAGGTTCTCAGTCGGGAGCAGATATTAGAAAATGTCTGGGGCTACGACTTCATGGGCGAATCCAATGTGATTGAAGTATATGTCCGCTACTTACGGATCAAGATTGAAGACGAAAGTGATAAACGGCTCATTCATACAGTCCGAGGGGTGGGGTATGTTCTTCGGGAAGCGTAA
- a CDS encoding DUF192 domain-containing protein produces the protein MFFGKRNGWIGGVCLLALLALTIFSPILLLNSQATPNVLMVKAQTLPITAQAVIGNAVINLEVARTLPEQSKGLMYRTELAPDRGMLFPFSPPQPVSFWMKNCLIPLDMIFLRQGQVIGITAHVPPCHENPCPVYPSPGPVDAVLEIGAGQAGILGVQVGDRIQIKKVSSLVSLA, from the coding sequence ATGTTCTTCGGGAAGCGTAACGGATGGATTGGGGGAGTCTGCCTATTGGCTCTTTTAGCCTTAACAATCTTCAGTCCCATATTGCTCCTCAACTCCCAGGCTACCCCCAATGTGTTAATGGTTAAGGCCCAAACATTACCAATTACCGCCCAGGCCGTGATTGGTAATGCTGTCATTAATCTGGAAGTCGCCCGCACCTTACCGGAACAAAGCAAAGGCCTGATGTATCGCACAGAACTAGCCCCGGATCGGGGGATGCTATTTCCCTTTAGTCCACCCCAACCCGTCAGCTTTTGGATGAAAAACTGTTTGATCCCCCTGGATATGATTTTTTTACGCCAAGGCCAGGTCATTGGAATTACGGCCCATGTTCCCCCCTGCCACGAAAATCCTTGTCCTGTTTATCCATCTCCAGGCCCCGTTGATGCGGTTTTGGAAATTGGGGCCGGACAAGCAGGGATATTGGGGGTGCAAGTCGGCGACAGAATTCAGATTAAAAAAGTGAGTTCATTAGTATCCCTGGCTTAA
- a CDS encoding helix-turn-helix domain-containing protein — protein MVEQVASEDKVCPLSRLMTVLAGPWTLYLIWVLSQQGATRFGVLKQEISGISTKMLTERLRMLEREGIVQRHYQATIPPQVSYELTAKGTELIAILGDLYSLAERWYGQSSEAARCFA, from the coding sequence GTGGTGGAACAAGTAGCTTCTGAAGACAAGGTGTGTCCATTGAGTCGCTTAATGACTGTTCTGGCTGGCCCCTGGACACTGTATTTGATTTGGGTATTGTCTCAGCAGGGAGCAACTCGCTTTGGCGTTTTGAAGCAAGAGATTTCCGGAATTTCAACAAAGATGTTAACCGAACGATTGCGGATGCTGGAGCGAGAGGGGATCGTTCAACGACATTACCAGGCCACGATTCCACCTCAGGTGAGTTACGAGCTAACGGCTAAAGGAACAGAATTAATTGCTATTCTGGGAGATTTATATAGCTTGGCTGAGCGTTGGTATGGTCAATCTTCAGAGGCAGCCCGTTGCTTTGCTTAA
- a CDS encoding HlyD family efflux transporter periplasmic adaptor subunit: MLIKLKPKGWKVPALVGSLLVVTGGIIAYGASQVAQFSQANGTSEMTATPSPPAQVTALGRLEPLSEVIQVAAPLALDGDRVAELRVKRGDRVKTGQVIAVLDSAQRLQAALNQAQQEVQVAQARLAQVKAGAKSGEIQAQQATITRVNAELDGTIATQKATIARWQSQVRTAQSEYERFNAIYQEGAISTSQLDAKRLDLETAQAQLKEAQAALNRSMNTLAAQQREANATLDRIAEVRPVDIQVAQAEVERAIANQRQLQTQLEQAYIRSPINGTVLKVHVQPGESLGDEGIVSLGTTQQMMVVAEVYQTDIARVRPGQVAEITGQAFADQLTGTVVEIGQQVERQAIFSNEPGENLDRRVVEVKIQLSPESSPIAARFSNLQVQTAIQVSEPVSQLIQSR; encoded by the coding sequence ATGTTGATTAAATTGAAGCCTAAGGGTTGGAAAGTTCCTGCTTTAGTTGGCAGCCTGTTAGTTGTCACGGGCGGGATTATTGCCTATGGTGCGAGCCAAGTTGCTCAATTTTCCCAGGCCAATGGCACCAGCGAAATGACGGCGACTCCCAGCCCACCCGCCCAAGTTACCGCCCTTGGCCGTTTAGAACCCCTCTCAGAAGTGATCCAAGTTGCTGCTCCCTTGGCTTTGGATGGCGATCGCGTGGCGGAATTACGGGTGAAACGGGGCGATCGGGTCAAAACTGGACAAGTGATTGCAGTGCTTGATTCTGCCCAACGCCTCCAGGCCGCGCTCAACCAGGCCCAGCAGGAAGTTCAAGTGGCCCAGGCCCGCCTCGCCCAAGTTAAAGCCGGAGCCAAATCCGGGGAAATCCAGGCCCAGCAAGCCACCATCACCCGCGTTAATGCCGAACTAGACGGAACCATTGCCACCCAAAAAGCGACCATCGCCCGCTGGCAATCCCAAGTCCGCACCGCCCAATCAGAATATGAACGCTTTAATGCCATCTATCAAGAGGGGGCCATTTCCACCTCGCAATTGGATGCCAAACGCTTGGATTTAGAAACCGCCCAGGCCCAACTCAAGGAAGCCCAGGCCGCCCTGAATCGTTCCATGAATACCCTAGCGGCCCAACAACGGGAAGCCAACGCCACCTTAGATCGGATTGCGGAAGTTCGCCCGGTGGATATTCAAGTCGCCCAGGCCGAAGTCGAACGCGCCATTGCCAATCAACGCCAACTGCAAACCCAATTGGAACAGGCCTATATTCGCTCTCCGATCAACGGTACCGTCTTAAAAGTTCATGTCCAGCCGGGGGAATCCTTGGGAGATGAAGGGATTGTGAGCTTGGGGACGACTCAACAAATGATGGTTGTGGCCGAAGTCTATCAAACCGATATTGCCCGCGTCCGGCCTGGACAAGTTGCCGAAATTACCGGACAAGCCTTTGCGGATCAACTCACCGGAACTGTGGTTGAAATTGGGCAACAGGTGGAACGGCAAGCCATTTTCAGTAACGAACCTGGAGAAAATTTGGATCGGCGGGTGGTGGAAGTCAAAATCCAACTTTCTCCCGAATCTAGTCCCATCGCCGCTCGTTTCAGTAATCTCCAAGTCCAGACCGCGATTCAAGTTTCAGAGCCAGTTTCCCAACTAATTCAATCGAGGTGA
- a CDS encoding TetR/AcrR family transcriptional regulator: MPKIVDHDQYRRELLNQCFDLFAEQGYAALTMRQIAQALGVSTGTLYHYFSSKEDLFEQLVADMVEQDIYSFAAELEKLPTFGERLEAAFRFLERNETRCRQQTLISIEFYQQQGADKVQQNAALKKVSDHVEQALVDVLKLEDRRLIRLLMCFVDGLLMHRMFEGEAVSMTEQLALMRQVITTYLDQQQVRSPGDVD; the protein is encoded by the coding sequence ATGCCCAAGATTGTTGACCATGACCAATACCGCCGTGAGTTGTTGAATCAGTGCTTTGACTTATTTGCCGAGCAGGGGTACGCCGCCTTAACCATGCGCCAAATTGCCCAGGCCTTGGGGGTGTCCACGGGTACGCTCTATCACTATTTTTCTAGCAAGGAGGATTTATTCGAGCAACTGGTGGCGGACATGGTGGAGCAGGATATTTACAGCTTTGCCGCGGAACTGGAAAAACTCCCCACCTTTGGCGAACGTCTTGAGGCTGCTTTTCGATTTCTGGAGCGCAATGAAACTCGCTGTCGGCAACAAACCCTGATCTCGATTGAGTTTTATCAACAGCAGGGGGCCGATAAAGTCCAACAAAATGCGGCCTTAAAGAAGGTTTCAGACCATGTGGAACAGGCCTTGGTGGATGTGCTCAAACTAGAGGATCGGCGACTGATTCGCTTACTGATGTGCTTTGTGGATGGCCTGTTAATGCACCGAATGTTTGAGGGAGAAGCCGTGTCGATGACTGAACAATTAGCCTTGATGCGCCAAGTGATTACAACCTATCTCGACCAGCAGCAGGTCAGGAGTCCAGGTGATGTTGATTAA
- a CDS encoding type II toxin-antitoxin system HicB family antitoxin yields MKQQLSVGIWQEENWYIAQCLEIDVVSQGETESEAFANIKEAIELFLETPKSAIKPCPDQFLENISRICRLQFSHRNCPGNKAHDHG; encoded by the coding sequence ATGAAACAACAATTATCGGTGGGGATTTGGCAAGAGGAGAATTGGTATATCGCTCAGTGTTTAGAAATTGATGTGGTCAGCCAAGGGGAGACAGAATCCGAAGCATTTGCCAACATCAAAGAAGCCATTGAACTGTTTTTAGAGACGCCAAAATCAGCAATCAAACCCTGTCCTGATCAGTTTTTAGAAAATATCAGCCGGATCTGCCGCTTGCAGTTTTCGCATCGCAATTGCCCCGGAAATAAAGCACATGACCACGGTTAA
- the devC gene encoding ABC transporter permease DevC: MLRKFWKKTPLAWLQLTRQKSRFFVALAGIAFADMLIFIQMGFEGALMDAAVKPHMALNADLVLVNPQLQTLFSVQSFAREHLYQALAIEDVKSVSPLYFSTGQWRNPETRLSRNILVWGIDPAQSPFKLPDVNANLDRIKPLGQVIYDQAGRPEFGNIAALYQTGDPLETEIGTKRIQVAGLFTMGASFAADGNVIASDSTFLHLFNRNPEQIEVGLIHLRPGADLLEVQKELRQHLPSNINVLTIEEFAKIERTYWAEGTGIGFIFGLGVIMGFIVGIVIVYQILYSDVSDHLPEYATLKAMGYGDNYLLGVLMQEALILAVLGFIPSLALATGLYQLTYAATMLPIFMKTERAVNVFVLTVVMCFISGAIAMRKLQAADPADIF, translated from the coding sequence ATGTTACGCAAATTTTGGAAGAAAACGCCCTTGGCCTGGTTGCAACTAACTCGGCAGAAAAGTCGTTTTTTCGTAGCCCTTGCCGGGATTGCCTTTGCCGATATGTTGATTTTCATCCAAATGGGGTTTGAAGGAGCCTTAATGGATGCCGCCGTGAAGCCCCACATGGCCCTGAATGCCGATTTAGTCCTGGTTAACCCGCAACTGCAAACCCTCTTTTCCGTCCAAAGTTTTGCCCGCGAACATCTCTACCAGGCCCTGGCCATTGAAGACGTAAAATCCGTCAGTCCGCTCTATTTTTCGACGGGGCAATGGCGCAATCCTGAAACCCGCCTCAGTCGCAACATTTTAGTTTGGGGTATTGATCCGGCTCAGTCTCCCTTTAAACTACCGGATGTTAATGCCAACTTGGATCGGATTAAGCCCTTGGGACAGGTAATCTATGACCAGGCCGGGCGACCGGAATTTGGCAACATTGCTGCGTTGTACCAGACTGGAGACCCCTTAGAAACCGAAATTGGTACTAAACGGATTCAAGTCGCGGGCCTGTTTACGATGGGAGCCTCCTTTGCCGCCGATGGAAATGTGATTGCCAGTGATTCGACATTTTTACATTTATTCAATCGCAACCCGGAACAAATTGAAGTCGGCTTAATTCATCTCCGGCCGGGTGCAGATTTGTTAGAAGTTCAAAAAGAATTACGCCAGCATTTACCGAGCAATATTAATGTTTTAACCATTGAGGAATTTGCCAAGATTGAGCGCACCTATTGGGCAGAAGGAACCGGAATTGGTTTCATCTTTGGCCTGGGGGTAATCATGGGCTTTATTGTTGGGATTGTGATTGTCTATCAGATTCTCTATTCCGATGTTTCCGACCACTTACCCGAATATGCCACCTTGAAAGCAATGGGCTACGGCGATAACTATTTACTCGGTGTGTTAATGCAGGAGGCGTTAATTCTGGCAGTTTTAGGATTTATTCCCAGCTTGGCGTTAGCCACTGGCCTGTATCAATTAACCTATGCCGCCACAATGCTACCCATTTTCATGAAAACTGAACGGGCGGTGAATGTGTTTGTCTTAACCGTGGTCATGTGCTTTATTTCCGGGGCAATTGCGATGCGAAAACTGCAAGCGGCAGATCCGGCTGATATTTTCTAA
- a CDS encoding transglycosylase domain-containing protein: MTRYAGMTSRFSATPLLKNFTQTVTQALQAAQAQFDWSRIHLKQQAQVPTLEVFDPESGQAQPYPLLGDRYILGRSQTKADIKIDSSIVSGVHAQLTRLGPGSSVFQIEDLDSSNGIFRGRRRIEVGELHDGDTLTLGPPDEARAVQLTFLNPPPLAVKIFIWGLGGTAALVSLGLIWLGVEWTKIPVRPLPAMTQGPVIILSADGKPLAPVEQHPHVELRQLSDYSSYLAKGVIASEDSRYYWHFGVDPLGILRAVVTNIGGGELREGASTLSQQVARTLYRNYVGSEDSLGRKLREMIVALKLEATYSKDELLLAYLNRVYLGLGNNGFADAARFYFNKPPKDLTLAEAATLVGILPAPNSFNPIRDYDAAIDYRNRVISRMAEQGYISAVEADRARRSRIEVSPEAEKALAIQPAAYYTDQVYADLATLLGKDLAQEGNLIVTTGLNPAWQEIAEKTLKANLQQWGHSAGIGQGAMLTIHPETGLIAALVGGKDYGQSQFNRATQAQRQPGSTFKVILFTAALMRGISLGQTYSCGPFFWQGQQFAGCRHGSGAMDLYQGLALSENPIALRLAQQVGLQRVVDLAHRMGIKSPLQAVPGLVLGQNETTLLEMCSALSVLANQGRYLPPTTISRVQDGGDCSNPDDFQTCRIIFERDAQDLRGEPVVPADVAATMTQALTAVVRAGTGRAAAIGLRAAGKTGTTNDYRDLWFIGYVPSRNVLTGVWLGNDNNSPTQGSSGDAAAIWGDFMGQILR; encoded by the coding sequence GTGACTCGATATGCTGGAATGACAAGCCGATTTTCTGCGACTCCCTTGCTGAAAAACTTCACCCAAACCGTCACCCAGGCCCTGCAAGCTGCCCAGGCCCAATTTGATTGGAGTCGGATTCACCTTAAACAGCAGGCTCAAGTTCCGACCCTTGAGGTCTTTGATCCCGAATCTGGCCAGGCCCAACCTTACCCTCTCTTAGGAGATCGCTACATTCTTGGCCGCAGTCAGACCAAGGCAGATATTAAAATTGATAGCTCTATTGTCAGTGGCGTTCATGCCCAGTTAACTCGGTTAGGGCCGGGTAGTTCTGTTTTTCAGATTGAGGATTTAGATTCCAGTAATGGTATTTTTCGCGGTCGCCGCCGAATAGAAGTAGGCGAATTACACGATGGCGATACATTGACCTTAGGCCCCCCAGATGAAGCCCGGGCTGTCCAACTGACTTTTTTAAATCCGCCCCCCTTAGCCGTCAAAATTTTCATTTGGGGCCTGGGTGGAACCGCCGCTTTAGTCAGTCTGGGCCTAATCTGGTTGGGAGTCGAATGGACCAAAATTCCGGTCCGACCTTTACCGGCAATGACCCAAGGGCCAGTGATTATTTTGTCAGCCGATGGCAAACCCCTCGCCCCTGTGGAGCAACACCCCCATGTGGAACTCCGCCAACTTTCCGACTATTCGTCTTACCTAGCCAAGGGAGTGATTGCCTCGGAAGATAGTCGTTACTACTGGCATTTTGGGGTGGATCCGCTGGGAATTTTGCGGGCGGTTGTAACCAATATTGGTGGTGGTGAACTCCGGGAGGGCGCAAGTACCCTCAGCCAGCAGGTGGCCCGGACGCTTTACCGCAATTATGTGGGCAGTGAAGATTCCTTGGGGCGTAAACTCCGGGAAATGATCGTCGCTCTGAAGTTAGAAGCCACCTACAGCAAAGATGAGTTGTTGCTGGCCTATTTAAATCGAGTCTATCTGGGCCTGGGTAATAATGGCTTTGCTGATGCGGCGAGGTTTTATTTCAATAAGCCACCTAAGGATCTAACCCTGGCAGAGGCGGCAACCTTAGTGGGGATTTTACCTGCGCCCAATAGCTTTAATCCGATTCGGGACTATGATGCCGCAATTGATTATCGCAATCGGGTCATCAGTCGCATGGCGGAACAGGGCTATATTTCTGCGGTGGAGGCTGATCGAGCGCGGCGGTCACGCATTGAAGTCAGTCCAGAGGCTGAAAAAGCCCTCGCTATCCAACCCGCAGCCTACTACACGGATCAGGTCTATGCGGACTTGGCAACGTTGTTAGGAAAGGATTTAGCTCAGGAAGGGAATTTGATCGTCACCACGGGACTCAACCCGGCCTGGCAAGAGATTGCCGAAAAGACCCTGAAAGCTAATTTGCAACAATGGGGCCATTCCGCAGGTATCGGCCAAGGGGCAATGCTGACCATTCATCCCGAAACGGGGTTGATTGCGGCGTTAGTCGGGGGAAAAGACTATGGACAAAGTCAATTTAACCGTGCCACCCAGGCCCAGCGACAACCCGGTTCAACCTTTAAGGTGATTTTATTCACGGCGGCCTTAATGCGGGGAATTTCCCTGGGGCAAACCTACTCCTGCGGGCCATTTTTTTGGCAAGGGCAGCAGTTTGCCGGCTGTCGGCATGGCAGTGGTGCTATGGATTTATACCAGGGCCTAGCTCTTTCCGAAAACCCCATTGCTCTACGCTTAGCCCAGCAAGTTGGCTTACAACGAGTGGTGGATTTAGCTCACCGAATGGGAATTAAAAGTCCATTGCAAGCTGTCCCAGGCCTGGTTTTGGGGCAAAATGAAACCACTCTTCTCGAAATGTGTAGCGCGCTGTCCGTTTTAGCGAATCAAGGCCGTTACTTGCCTCCCACAACGATTAGTCGTGTTCAAGATGGTGGAGATTGCTCTAACCCCGATGATTTCCAGACCTGTCGGATCATTTTTGAGCGAGATGCCCAAGACTTACGGGGGGAACCTGTTGTTCCGGCTGATGTGGCGGCAACCATGACCCAGGCCCTAACGGCAGTTGTGCGAGCAGGAACAGGACGGGCGGCGGCGATTGGCCTAAGGGCAGCGGGTAAAACGGGAACCACCAATGACTATCGAGATTTATGGTTTATTGGCTATGTCCCCAGCCGGAATGTCTTAACTGGGGTCTGGCTTGGCAATGATAACAATAGTCCAACTCAGGGCAGTAGTGGGGATGCAGCCGCAATTTGGGGAGATTTTATGGGCCAGATTTTACGTTAG
- a CDS encoding DUF2834 domain-containing protein: protein MMISWPRTKLQLAYLCLCLLGTVLPVAQLVRFIKDYGLDVVLFFQQVFANPAASMFGFDVGVSLIALWALILVEGRRLNLSFLWLPLVASVTVGVSLGLPLFLLIRQSHLD from the coding sequence ATGATGATCTCTTGGCCCCGGACTAAACTTCAATTGGCCTATCTCTGCTTATGTTTACTCGGAACTGTTTTGCCAGTTGCCCAACTTGTACGCTTTATTAAGGATTATGGCCTGGATGTAGTCCTATTTTTCCAACAGGTTTTTGCTAACCCAGCCGCCAGTATGTTTGGCTTTGATGTGGGAGTCTCTCTCATCGCTCTCTGGGCGTTGATCTTAGTTGAAGGCAGACGGTTAAATCTCTCCTTCCTTTGGTTGCCTTTAGTTGCCAGCGTCACGGTGGGCGTTTCCCTGGGTTTACCTTTATTTTTGTTAATCCGTCAGTCTCATCTTGATTGA
- a CDS encoding branched-chain amino acid ABC transporter permease — translation MTQTIAQLFVNGLALGSIIALAAIGLSLTFGILRLPNFAHGDFMTLGAYLILVANGAGLSIWPAIGIGAVLTAVGMVICEKLIWSPMRTRRATSTTLVIISIGLSLFIRNGVILIWGGENKSLRLPIVPAIDLGGIKVVYYNLIVMGLAVLAIIGIHLLLQRTKVGKAMRAVADDLDLARVTGIDVERVVLWTWGITGVLTGVSGGLYGLITAIRPNMGWFLILPMFAAVILGGIGNPYGAIAGALIIGVAQELSTLFIPTEYKLAVALVLMMLVLLVRPQGLFRGTL, via the coding sequence ATGACTCAAACCATCGCGCAATTGTTTGTGAATGGCCTGGCCCTGGGTTCGATTATTGCTTTAGCGGCCATTGGTCTTAGCTTGACCTTTGGAATTTTACGCCTACCGAACTTTGCCCACGGTGACTTTATGACCTTGGGAGCGTATTTAATTTTGGTCGCTAACGGAGCCGGATTATCCATTTGGCCAGCCATTGGAATTGGAGCAGTTTTAACGGCCGTGGGGATGGTGATCTGTGAAAAACTCATTTGGTCGCCGATGCGAACCCGCCGGGCCACTTCCACTACCTTGGTGATTATTTCAATTGGCCTATCCCTCTTTATCCGCAATGGAGTCATTCTTATTTGGGGCGGGGAAAATAAATCCCTCCGACTGCCGATTGTCCCAGCTATTGATCTCGGTGGGATCAAAGTTGTCTATTACAATCTCATTGTCATGGGCCTGGCAGTCTTAGCAATTATTGGCATTCACCTCTTATTGCAACGCACCAAAGTGGGCAAGGCAATGCGGGCCGTGGCTGATGATCTGGATCTGGCGCGAGTGACCGGAATAGATGTGGAGCGAGTTGTTCTCTGGACTTGGGGGATTACGGGGGTGCTGACGGGGGTTAGTGGGGGTCTCTATGGCCTGATTACGGCAATTCGTCCCAATATGGGCTGGTTTTTAATCTTGCCGATGTTTGCAGCCGTGATCCTAGGTGGCATTGGGAATCCCTATGGAGCCATTGCAGGGGCCTTGATTATTGGCGTGGCGCAAGAACTGAGTACCTTATTCATTCCAACTGAGTATAAATTAGCCGTGGCTTTGGTTTTAATGATGCTAGTCTTGCTGGTGCGTCCCCAAGGCTTATTTAGAGGCACACTTTAA